A genomic window from Schistocerca serialis cubense isolate TAMUIC-IGC-003099 chromosome 4, iqSchSeri2.2, whole genome shotgun sequence includes:
- the LOC126475035 gene encoding uncharacterized protein LOC126475035: MTGATQLAYRIRDANNVWISAVLVFRVVWVLADISPISTDFTDRVNSVVNNFVMVMDVVTSWVIVRRYDQDNKCPQGTDGFSSPPIPIHLNHDSNFMEIKTEIKNCLGLPQDGFEVIKLRNKDGTLITLSTLLQGNSASNPYYLDIARIHQNTPASPRVAFSPTYIETVKNKLDSLEKRVSCVESLVPELRTHRLATIDRTMQQLSSKVNFLDKRLEELAPMEWKAHFPHT, from the coding sequence ATGACTGGCGCCACTCAGTTGGCGTATCGAATCAGAGATGCCAATAATGTGTGGATTTCAGCAGTGCTTGTGTTCCGTGTTGTGTGGGTGTTAGCTGACATTTCACCTATATCAACAGACTTCACGGATCGCGTAAATTCTGTTGTCAACAACTTTGTCATGGTTATGGACGTCGTCACGTCGTGGGTCATTGTACGGCGTTACGATCAAGATAACAAATGTCCACAAGGAACAGATGGCTTCAGTTCACCACCTATCCCTATACATTTAAATCATGACTCAAATTTTATGGAAATTAAAACGGAAATAAAAAACTGCTTAGGGCTCCCACAAGATGGTTTTGAAGTGATTAAACTAAGGAATAAAGACGGCACGCTAATAACATTGTCAACTTTACTGCAAGGGAACTCTGCATCAAATCCGTACTACTTGGATATTGCTCGCATTCATCAAAATACCCCAGCTTCCCCGCGAGTGGCATTCTCTCCTACGTATATTGAAACAGTGAAAAATAAGCTCGACAGTCTGGAGAAGCGTGTGTCCTGTGTCGAATCGTTAGTTCCAGAACTCCGCACACATCGCTTGGCAACAATAGATCGTACTATGCAACAGCTGTCGTCGAAGGTTAATTTCCTAGATAAAAGGTTGGAAGAGCTCGCGCCCATGGAATGGAAAGCTCATTTTCCGCATACTTGA